A DNA window from Buttiauxella agrestis contains the following coding sequences:
- a CDS encoding DUF2620 domain-containing protein — translation MKKIGVAGLQRELIKKTIETSAPDCFEVFIYNDMEAAMKVKSGQLDYYIGACNTGAGAALSIAIAVIGYNKSCTIAKPGIKAKEEQVAKMVADGKVAFGLSVEHIEHAIPMLIAHLK, via the coding sequence ATGAAAAAGATCGGTGTTGCTGGCTTACAGCGCGAACTTATTAAAAAAACTATCGAGACGTCCGCACCTGACTGCTTTGAAGTGTTTATTTACAACGATATGGAAGCGGCTATGAAAGTGAAATCAGGCCAGCTCGATTACTACATTGGTGCCTGTAATACCGGCGCTGGCGCGGCACTGTCGATTGCCATCGCCGTGATTGGCTACAACAAAAGCTGCACGATTGCGAAACCAGGTATTAAGGCGAAGGAAGAGCAGGTTGCCAAAATGGTTGCGGATGGGAAAGTCGCCTTTGGCCTGTCGGTGGAGCATATCGAACATGCCATCCCGATGCTTATTGCTCATTTAAAATAA
- the yhfZ gene encoding GntR family transcriptional regulator YhfZ has product MSRSFIKKEGVAQASLARYLLGEKNGNRLKTIDELATECRFSVGLIQAALKTLEKAGAVSVERRGRNGSYLVSMDNKALLAFADIGNVVCAMPLPYTRLYEGLASGLKAQFDGIPFYYAHMRGSDVRVECLLNGVYDLAVVSRLAAQSYLDNTDVCMALELGPHTYVGEHKLIRRAGDQEIKRVGLDSRSADQRIMTEIYFSGQPVEILDVPYHECINRIAKGEIDAVIWNVGGEPDLELLGLVAQPLNGDSRYVQASEAVVLTRAEDVPIQQLLRTVVNKSELLAHQQRVLQGEQEPSY; this is encoded by the coding sequence ATGAGCCGTAGCTTTATCAAGAAAGAAGGTGTCGCCCAGGCGAGCCTGGCACGTTATTTACTGGGTGAGAAAAACGGTAATCGACTGAAAACTATCGACGAACTTGCAACAGAATGTCGATTCTCAGTCGGGCTGATTCAAGCCGCATTAAAAACTCTTGAGAAAGCGGGGGCGGTATCCGTTGAACGCCGTGGGCGAAATGGCAGCTATCTGGTGAGCATGGATAACAAAGCCTTATTGGCTTTTGCTGATATTGGCAATGTAGTGTGTGCCATGCCGTTGCCCTACACCCGGCTTTACGAAGGTTTAGCCAGCGGTTTGAAAGCGCAGTTTGATGGTATTCCGTTTTATTACGCGCATATGCGTGGCTCAGATGTCCGTGTCGAATGCTTGCTCAATGGCGTTTATGACCTGGCGGTCGTTTCCCGGCTGGCCGCGCAAAGTTATCTTGATAACACTGATGTTTGTATGGCGCTGGAGCTTGGCCCACACACCTACGTCGGAGAGCACAAGCTGATTCGCCGTGCAGGCGACCAAGAGATTAAGCGTGTTGGGTTGGACTCACGTTCTGCTGACCAGCGCATCATGACCGAGATTTATTTTTCTGGTCAGCCGGTTGAGATACTTGATGTGCCTTATCACGAGTGTATTAACCGCATCGCGAAAGGTGAAATTGATGCCGTTATCTGGAACGTGGGCGGCGAGCCCGATTTGGAATTGCTCGGTCTGGTGGCACAGCCGTTAAACGGCGACTCGCGTTACGTGCAGGCCTCCGAAGCCGTGGTATTGACGCGTGCAGAGGATGTCCCCATCCAGCAATTGCTGCGTACGGTGGTGAACAAAAGTGAGCTGCTTGCCCATCAACAAAGAGTGTTACAGGGCGAGCAGGAGCCAAGTTACTAA
- a CDS encoding YhfT family protein, which produces MDFYIQIVVVACLTGMTALLAHKSAAVFHDGIRPILPQLIEGNMNRREAGSIAFGLSIGFVASVGISFTLKTGLLNAWLLFLPTDILGVLAANSLLAFGMGAVWGVLILTCLIPVNHLLTALPVDVLGSLGELSSPVVSAFALFPLVAIFYQFGWKNSLFAAFVVLMTRVLIVRFFPHLNPESIEIFVGMVMLLGIAIAQDHRTRDEREHDDGGLSVFEERTSRIIKNLPFIAIVGGLIAVVASMKIFAGSEVSIFTLEKAYSAGITPEQSQTLIHQAALAEFMRGLGFVPLIATTALATGVYAVAGFTFVYAAGYLISNPLLAFVVGAVVISAEVLLLRSIGKWLGRYPSVRNASDNIRNAMNMLMEMALLVGSIFAAIKMAGYTGFTIAAALYFLNEALGRPIQKMASPVVAVLITGIVLNILYYCGLFVPV; this is translated from the coding sequence ATGGATTTCTATATTCAGATAGTTGTGGTGGCTTGCCTGACCGGGATGACGGCGCTGCTGGCGCATAAGTCAGCGGCAGTGTTCCACGATGGTATTCGCCCCATCCTGCCTCAGCTTATCGAAGGCAATATGAATCGCCGCGAAGCAGGCAGTATCGCTTTCGGCCTGAGTATTGGTTTTGTGGCCTCGGTTGGGATTTCATTCACGCTCAAAACCGGTTTGCTGAACGCCTGGCTGTTATTCCTGCCGACCGATATTCTCGGGGTATTAGCGGCAAACAGCCTGTTGGCGTTTGGTATGGGAGCGGTCTGGGGTGTGTTGATCCTGACTTGCCTGATCCCGGTTAACCATCTGCTGACAGCCCTGCCGGTGGATGTGCTCGGGTCGCTTGGCGAGTTAAGCTCTCCGGTCGTTTCCGCGTTCGCTCTGTTCCCGCTGGTAGCCATTTTTTACCAGTTTGGCTGGAAGAACAGTCTGTTTGCGGCGTTTGTGGTGTTGATGACCCGTGTGCTGATTGTGCGTTTCTTCCCACATCTCAACCCTGAATCTATCGAAATTTTTGTCGGCATGGTGATGCTGCTGGGGATTGCGATTGCTCAGGATCATCGTACCCGTGATGAACGCGAGCACGATGACGGAGGGCTTTCTGTCTTTGAAGAGCGCACCTCGCGCATCATCAAAAACCTGCCGTTTATCGCGATTGTCGGCGGGTTGATTGCGGTGGTAGCCAGCATGAAGATCTTCGCCGGTTCTGAAGTGTCGATCTTTACGCTTGAGAAGGCCTATTCAGCCGGTATTACACCGGAACAATCGCAAACGCTGATCCATCAGGCGGCACTCGCCGAATTTATGCGCGGGCTTGGGTTTGTTCCGCTGATTGCCACTACGGCTCTGGCGACGGGTGTTTACGCGGTGGCAGGTTTTACGTTTGTCTATGCCGCAGGATATCTCATCTCCAACCCGCTATTAGCTTTTGTTGTGGGGGCGGTAGTGATTTCAGCCGAAGTGTTGCTGTTGCGTTCCATCGGCAAATGGCTGGGACGTTACCCGTCTGTGCGGAACGCATCGGACAACATTCGTAACGCGATGAATATGCTGATGGAAATGGCGCTGTTGGTTGGCTCTATTTTTGCGGCTATCAAAATGGCGGGTTACACCGGCTTTACCATCGCGGCGGCGCTCTATTTCCTGAACGAAGCTTTGGGTCGTCCGATTCAGAAAATGGCCTCTCCAGTCGTCGCGGTGCTGATCACCGGTATCGTGCTGAATATTCTCTATTATTGCGGCCTGTTTGTTCCGGTCTGA
- the trpS gene encoding tryptophan--tRNA ligase: MSKPIVFSGAQPSGELTIGNYMGALRQWVHMQDDYDCIYCIVDQHAITARQDATQLRSRTLDTLALYLACGIDPAKSTIFVQSHVPEHAQLGWVLNCYTYFGELSRMTQFKDKSSRYAENINAGLFDYPVLMAADILLYQTNLVPVGEDQKQHLELSRDIAARFNALYGDVFKVPEPFIPKSGARVMSLLEPTKKMSKSDDNRNNVIGLLEDPKAVVKKIKRAVTDSDEPPVVRYDTASKAGVSNMLDILSGVTGKSITELEQHFEGKMYGHLKGEVAEAVSGMLTELQERFHRFRNDEAYLQQVMKDGSAKARAHASATLKKVYEVIGFVAHP; encoded by the coding sequence ATGAGTAAACCCATTGTCTTTAGTGGCGCACAGCCATCAGGTGAATTGACCATTGGTAACTACATGGGTGCGCTGCGTCAGTGGGTCCATATGCAAGATGATTACGACTGCATTTACTGCATCGTCGATCAGCATGCGATTACCGCGCGTCAGGATGCGACACAATTACGCAGCCGTACTCTCGATACGCTGGCGTTGTATCTGGCTTGCGGTATCGACCCGGCTAAAAGCACTATCTTTGTACAGTCCCACGTGCCAGAACATGCGCAATTGGGTTGGGTGCTTAACTGCTACACCTATTTCGGTGAACTGAGCCGTATGACTCAGTTTAAAGACAAGTCTTCCCGTTATGCGGAAAACATTAACGCCGGTCTTTTCGATTACCCGGTGCTGATGGCCGCAGATATTTTGCTGTACCAGACCAACCTGGTGCCGGTCGGCGAAGATCAGAAACAGCACCTGGAACTGAGTCGCGATATCGCTGCACGTTTCAACGCGCTGTACGGTGATGTGTTCAAAGTGCCTGAACCGTTTATTCCGAAATCCGGTGCTCGTGTGATGTCTCTGCTTGAGCCGACCAAGAAAATGTCTAAATCAGACGATAACCGTAATAACGTTATTGGCCTGCTGGAAGACCCGAAAGCCGTCGTGAAGAAAATCAAACGCGCAGTAACCGACTCCGACGAGCCGCCTGTTGTGCGCTACGATACTGCCAGCAAAGCGGGCGTCTCCAACATGTTGGATATTCTTTCCGGTGTGACGGGTAAATCCATTACTGAGCTTGAGCAGCACTTCGAAGGCAAAATGTATGGTCACCTGAAAGGTGAAGTTGCTGAGGCGGTTTCTGGCATGCTCACTGAATTGCAGGAGCGTTTCCACCGTTTCCGTAATGACGAAGCCTATTTGCAGCAAGTGATGAAAGATGGCTCCGCGAAAGCTCGTGCGCACGCCAGTGCCACGCTGAAAAAGGTCTATGAAGTTATTGGGTTTGTTGCACATCCATAA
- the rpe gene encoding ribulose-phosphate 3-epimerase, translated as MKQFLIAPSILSADFARLGEDTAAVLAAGADVVHFDVMDNHYVPNLTIGPMVLKSLRDYGITAPVDVHLMVKPVDRIIPDFAAAGANIITFHPEASEHVDRSLQLIKEHGCKAGLVFNPATSLSWLDHVMDKLDVILLMSVNPGFGGQSFIPHTLEKLRQVRERIDASGYDIRLEVDGGVKVDNIAEIAAAGADMFVAGSAIFNQPNYKAVIDSMRSELAKVSHE; from the coding sequence ATGAAACAGTTTTTGATTGCCCCCTCAATCCTCTCAGCCGATTTTGCCCGCCTGGGTGAAGATACGGCTGCGGTGCTGGCTGCTGGTGCGGATGTCGTCCATTTCGATGTTATGGATAACCATTATGTACCGAATCTCACCATCGGGCCGATGGTGTTAAAGTCGCTGCGTGATTACGGTATTACTGCTCCTGTTGATGTGCATCTGATGGTGAAACCCGTTGACCGTATCATTCCGGATTTCGCCGCCGCAGGTGCCAATATCATCACCTTCCACCCGGAAGCGTCAGAACACGTTGACCGTTCCCTGCAACTCATCAAAGAACACGGCTGTAAAGCCGGTCTGGTATTCAACCCGGCAACCTCTCTGAGTTGGCTTGATCATGTCATGGATAAACTGGATGTCATTTTGCTGATGTCTGTGAACCCAGGTTTTGGCGGCCAGTCATTTATTCCTCATACGCTGGAAAAACTGCGTCAGGTGCGTGAACGCATCGATGCTTCCGGCTATGACATTCGCCTGGAAGTTGACGGTGGCGTGAAGGTCGACAACATTGCTGAAATTGCCGCAGCAGGTGCAGACATGTTTGTTGCGGGTTCCGCAATCTTTAACCAGCCAAATTACAAAGCCGTTATTGACAGTATGCGCAGCGAGTTGGCAAAGGTAAGTCATGAATAA
- a CDS encoding aminotransferase class I/II-fold pyridoxal phosphate-dependent enzyme, which produces MKTWPLQSLTMEQAQRKQFQLVDIICRHFPGSDFLSAGDLGLVPGLNQPQMTQRVESVLADFFGAPAAAMVQGAGTGAIRSGLAALLKSGGSLLIHDAPLYPTTAVIAEQMGLQLIRADFNQLEEVKRAIEEHRPQAALIQHTRQSINDSYHLREVIACFNQYNLPSLTDDNYAVMKVERIGCECGATLSTFSCFKLFGPTGVGVVVGAENAVNAVRQSMYSGGSQIQGFQAMEALRGLVFAPVMHAVQAQVNDSLVAELNAGAVPQVKDAFIANAQSKVLLVEFHQPIAEQVLAKAQQLGALPYPVGAESKYEIPPLFYRVSGTFRQSDPTLERRMIRINPNRSGAQTVLRILRESCEGL; this is translated from the coding sequence GTGAAAACCTGGCCTTTGCAGAGCCTGACGATGGAACAGGCGCAGCGTAAGCAGTTCCAACTGGTGGATATTATTTGCCGCCATTTTCCCGGCAGTGATTTTCTTAGCGCCGGAGACCTGGGTTTAGTGCCTGGTCTCAATCAGCCGCAAATGACCCAGCGTGTGGAGTCGGTACTGGCAGATTTCTTTGGCGCACCCGCCGCGGCTATGGTGCAAGGTGCAGGCACGGGCGCCATTCGCAGCGGTTTAGCCGCTTTGTTGAAATCCGGTGGGAGTTTACTGATTCATGATGCGCCTCTTTATCCGACCACCGCTGTCATTGCGGAACAAATGGGCTTGCAGCTTATTCGTGCCGATTTTAATCAGCTTGAAGAGGTGAAAAGGGCGATAGAAGAGCACCGTCCGCAAGCGGCACTGATTCAACACACACGCCAGAGCATCAATGATTCGTATCATTTGCGGGAGGTTATCGCCTGTTTTAATCAATACAATTTGCCATCGCTCACGGATGATAATTATGCCGTGATGAAAGTGGAGAGGATTGGTTGTGAATGCGGCGCCACTCTTTCGACTTTCTCGTGTTTCAAACTTTTCGGCCCGACGGGCGTTGGCGTTGTGGTTGGGGCGGAAAATGCAGTGAATGCAGTGCGCCAGAGTATGTATTCAGGCGGTAGCCAGATTCAGGGTTTTCAGGCCATGGAAGCGTTACGCGGATTAGTGTTCGCACCAGTGATGCATGCGGTTCAGGCTCAGGTAAACGACAGCCTGGTTGCAGAGTTAAATGCTGGAGCGGTGCCGCAAGTTAAAGATGCGTTTATCGCTAACGCGCAATCTAAAGTTCTGCTGGTTGAGTTTCATCAGCCCATCGCTGAACAGGTTCTGGCGAAGGCACAGCAGCTTGGTGCATTGCCTTATCCGGTGGGCGCTGAATCGAAATATGAAATTCCGCCGCTATTTTACCGGGTATCTGGCACGTTTCGGCAGTCAGATCCCACGCTTGAGCGGCGTATGATTCGAATTAATCCAAACCGCAGTGGGGCGCAGACGGTGCTGAGAATATTGCGTGAGAGTTGCGAGGGGTTATAA
- a CDS encoding phosphotriesterase-related protein: MAEPLRIDASGYTYAHEHLHIDLSSFKNNIDCRLDQYDLICAEMKTLYRLGVRNIIEMTNRYMGRNPQFMLDIMRDTGMNVVACTGYYQHDFFPDHVASTSAEKLAQEMIDEIEIGIEGSELKAGIIAEIGSSVDVITPNEAKVFSAAAMAHRETGRPISTHTSFSTMGLEQLALLKSYGVDLSRVVVGHCDLKDNLDNILRMIGQGAYVQFDTIGKNNYYPDAKRVAMLQEIASRGLLDHVMLSMDITRRSHLKANGGLGFDYLLTTFVPLLLEAGFSQADVDLMLRDNPSVFFK, encoded by the coding sequence ATGGCTGAACCGCTGCGAATTGACGCGTCGGGTTATACCTATGCTCACGAGCATCTGCATATCGACTTGTCGTCATTCAAAAACAATATTGATTGCCGCCTGGATCAATACGACCTGATTTGCGCGGAAATGAAAACGCTTTACAGATTAGGCGTGCGCAACATCATTGAGATGACTAACCGCTACATGGGGCGTAACCCGCAGTTTATGCTCGATATTATGCGTGACACCGGCATGAACGTAGTCGCCTGCACCGGTTATTACCAGCATGACTTCTTCCCCGATCACGTTGCCAGTACCAGCGCAGAAAAACTGGCGCAGGAGATGATCGACGAAATCGAAATCGGCATTGAAGGCTCTGAGCTTAAAGCGGGAATCATTGCTGAAATCGGCTCGAGCGTGGACGTCATCACGCCGAATGAAGCAAAAGTGTTTTCTGCTGCGGCGATGGCACACCGTGAAACAGGGCGTCCAATTTCGACGCATACCTCCTTTAGCACCATGGGCCTGGAACAACTGGCGTTACTCAAAAGCTACGGCGTGGATCTCTCCCGCGTGGTTGTCGGCCATTGTGACCTGAAAGATAACCTCGACAACATTCTGCGCATGATTGGGCAGGGCGCGTATGTCCAGTTCGATACCATTGGCAAAAACAACTATTACCCGGATGCGAAGCGCGTAGCGATGCTGCAAGAAATCGCCAGCCGCGGCTTACTCGACCACGTCATGCTCTCTATGGATATTACCCGCCGCTCGCATTTAAAAGCCAACGGCGGCCTCGGTTTTGATTATTTGCTGACAACGTTTGTGCCTTTGTTGCTGGAGGCGGGTTTCTCTCAGGCCGACGTTGATTTGATGTTACGTGACAACCCCTCTGTCTTCTTTAAATAA
- a CDS encoding YhfX family PLP-dependent enzyme, with translation MFIEALKAQNPALIEAAIRLWRQGDILPDTCVIDVDQVMENGRRLLEIAQSHGITLYLMTKQIGRNPRMAKRLIELGFHGTVAVDFKEARTLRNAEVPVSHVGHLVQTPTSLVTENVAASTEMITVFSLEKAREISNAAQRFGLIQPIMLKVFDEKDKLYPGQEAGFPLSDLENIVVAIGKMPGVKISGLTHFPCLLWDDELQKTLPTQNLHTLLQARDQLRSLGIEVAQLNAPSASSCSTLPLLAEYGVTHAEPGHALTGTIPANQRGDQPERIAMLYLTEVSHQFQGDSYCFGGGYYRRGHAQNALVYPVSGGVPFRANVLPMDDSSIDYHIGLEGKFPVGAPVVMCFRTQVFVTRSDVALVSGISHGNPVLEALYDSLGNPICGGLRE, from the coding sequence ATGTTTATTGAAGCACTCAAGGCACAAAATCCGGCGCTGATTGAGGCCGCAATAAGGTTATGGCGTCAGGGCGATATTCTGCCGGATACCTGCGTTATCGACGTTGACCAGGTTATGGAGAACGGTCGTCGTCTGCTGGAAATCGCCCAAAGCCACGGCATCACGCTGTATCTGATGACCAAACAAATCGGGCGTAATCCGAGGATGGCAAAACGACTGATCGAACTTGGTTTTCACGGCACCGTCGCAGTGGATTTTAAAGAAGCCCGGACGCTGCGCAATGCTGAAGTGCCCGTCTCGCACGTGGGCCATTTGGTGCAGACACCGACCAGCCTGGTCACAGAAAATGTCGCCGCTTCGACGGAAATGATCACCGTTTTTTCGCTGGAGAAGGCGCGTGAAATCTCAAATGCAGCGCAGCGCTTCGGGCTTATCCAACCCATTATGCTGAAAGTCTTCGATGAGAAAGACAAACTTTATCCGGGGCAGGAAGCAGGATTCCCGCTATCCGATCTTGAGAATATCGTCGTCGCCATCGGCAAAATGCCTGGTGTGAAAATCTCAGGGCTGACCCATTTCCCGTGCTTGCTGTGGGATGACGAATTACAGAAAACTTTGCCTACGCAGAATCTGCATACGCTTTTGCAGGCTCGCGACCAACTTCGTAGCCTGGGTATTGAAGTTGCTCAACTGAATGCGCCATCAGCGTCAAGTTGCAGCACGTTGCCGCTGCTCGCCGAGTATGGCGTAACACATGCTGAACCCGGCCACGCGCTAACCGGGACGATCCCCGCCAACCAGCGTGGCGACCAGCCAGAACGCATCGCTATGTTGTATCTCACTGAAGTATCACATCAATTTCAGGGGGATAGTTACTGCTTTGGCGGTGGCTACTATCGTCGGGGTCATGCTCAAAATGCGCTGGTTTACCCGGTATCGGGCGGCGTTCCTTTCCGCGCAAACGTATTGCCGATGGATGACAGCAGTATTGATTATCACATCGGGCTGGAAGGTAAATTCCCGGTCGGTGCACCGGTCGTGATGTGTTTTCGCACGCAGGTATTTGTAACGCGCAGCGATGTGGCTCTGGTTTCTGGAATCAGTCACGGAAACCCAGTGCTCGAAGCGTTGTATGACAGTCTCGGTAACCCCATTTGCGGAGGTCTACGTGAGTAA
- a CDS encoding phosphopentomutase → MSKFVVVVIDSFGVGAMDDVPQVRPEDIGANTCGHILRHFPQLRLPVLEKLGLINALGFTEGVMRPSLNAVYGTAALQHEGGDTFMGHQEILGTRPQAPLRMPFSEVIDEVEQALKADCWQVERMGDELQFLWVNQAVAIGDNLEADLGQVFNISANLNAISFDEVRAIGEIVRHCVQVGRVIAFGGLLESSQQLLDAAEEKQGTYIGINAPRSGVYQQGFQVVHMGFGVNGRVQVPQKLHDAGVKTVLVGKVADIALNPHGISYQNLVDTQQIMDITLEEVQKPGDVFICTNIQETDLAGHAQDVARYAERLEVVDKNLARLMNALQPGDCLVVMADHGNDPTIGHSKHTRENVPLLVWQPGITHSCLGARKTLSDVGATVCEFFAASAPQNGTSFLSLLNTSNTGGNHG, encoded by the coding sequence GTGAGTAAGTTTGTGGTGGTGGTGATAGACAGTTTTGGCGTGGGCGCTATGGATGACGTTCCGCAAGTCAGGCCAGAAGATATCGGTGCAAATACCTGTGGGCATATTTTGCGGCATTTCCCGCAATTGCGTTTGCCTGTGCTTGAAAAACTCGGCCTGATTAATGCGTTGGGTTTTACCGAAGGCGTCATGCGTCCTTCGTTAAACGCAGTTTACGGGACGGCAGCATTGCAACATGAAGGTGGCGATACTTTCATGGGACACCAGGAAATACTTGGAACCCGGCCTCAAGCCCCGCTGCGTATGCCTTTCTCAGAGGTTATTGATGAAGTTGAGCAAGCATTAAAAGCCGATTGTTGGCAGGTCGAACGGATGGGCGATGAGCTGCAATTTTTGTGGGTGAATCAGGCAGTTGCGATTGGCGATAATCTCGAGGCCGACCTTGGTCAAGTGTTTAACATCAGCGCTAATTTAAACGCCATCTCTTTCGACGAAGTACGCGCCATCGGTGAAATCGTGCGTCACTGTGTGCAAGTCGGGCGGGTGATTGCTTTTGGCGGACTACTGGAAAGCAGCCAGCAACTTCTTGATGCAGCCGAAGAAAAACAAGGCACTTATATCGGAATTAACGCGCCGCGATCGGGAGTTTATCAGCAGGGCTTCCAGGTTGTGCATATGGGTTTTGGCGTGAATGGTCGCGTGCAGGTGCCGCAAAAATTACATGACGCAGGCGTCAAAACGGTGTTAGTCGGTAAAGTCGCAGATATTGCTCTTAACCCGCACGGCATCAGTTATCAGAACCTCGTTGATACCCAACAGATCATGGATATCACGCTTGAGGAAGTACAAAAGCCGGGTGATGTTTTTATCTGCACCAATATTCAGGAAACTGATTTGGCCGGTCATGCCCAGGACGTTGCGCGTTATGCTGAGCGCCTCGAAGTGGTCGATAAAAATCTCGCGCGCCTGATGAATGCACTACAACCCGGCGATTGTCTGGTGGTTATGGCCGATCACGGCAACGACCCGACTATCGGCCATAGCAAGCACACCCGTGAAAATGTCCCGCTTCTGGTCTGGCAACCTGGAATAACCCATTCCTGTCTTGGTGCCAGAAAAACGCTGTCTGATGTTGGTGCGACGGTCTGTGAATTCTTCGCGGCAAGCGCACCACAAAACGGCACTTCATTCCTGTCACTTCTCAATACTTCCAATACCGGAGGCAATCATGGCTGA
- a CDS encoding DUF4223 family protein, with product MIKLVKITSVFVILASLTACTGHVENKDKSCGYDYFLHPAISISKIIGGCGPATAQPVK from the coding sequence ATGATTAAGCTCGTAAAGATTACGTCTGTGTTTGTTATTTTAGCTTCTCTGACTGCATGTACCGGTCACGTTGAAAATAAAGACAAAAGCTGTGGTTATGACTATTTCTTACACCCAGCAATTTCTATCTCTAAAATCATTGGCGGCTGCGGTCCTGCGACTGCTCAACCCGTTAAATAA
- a CDS encoding PRD domain-containing protein — protein sequence MEERLNLLCDAGIIDRDICNGMLGVVEQLENVWAIPVRNEQGEMAITHMANALMRSRRGEEIGPPDDELLEEIVMSQAYPELLPIHRAMLAPFDVTLHPNEEGYLLANLFSLWMVSKS from the coding sequence GTGGAAGAGCGGCTAAATCTATTGTGTGATGCGGGGATTATCGACCGGGATATTTGCAACGGTATGCTCGGAGTGGTTGAGCAGCTAGAGAACGTATGGGCGATCCCGGTGCGAAATGAGCAAGGAGAAATGGCTATCACGCACATGGCGAACGCTTTGATGCGCAGCCGCCGTGGTGAGGAAATCGGCCCGCCTGATGACGAATTGCTTGAGGAAATTGTCATGTCGCAGGCTTATCCAGAACTTCTGCCGATTCATCGGGCAATGCTGGCACCGTTTGATGTCACGCTTCATCCCAATGAAGAGGGCTATCTGCTGGCCAACCTGTTTAGCCTGTGGATGGTCAGTAAAAGCTAA
- a CDS encoding phosphoglycolate phosphatase yields MNKLNKIRGIAFDLDGTLVDTALGLTQAMDQALYALELPTAGEDKVEKWIGNGADVLVQRALTWALKGEEPEADKCRIARKLFDTFYAQTAQEGSFLFPEVLNTLAALKENGLPMGLVTNKPTPFVLPMLEKLGIAHYFSVIIGGDDVENKKPHPEALHKVMEQLNLGADELLFVGDSRNDILAAQAAGCCSIGLTYGYNYGESIELSKPDYVFDHFNDLLPALGLSSKEHQESEHE; encoded by the coding sequence ATGAATAAGTTAAATAAAATTCGCGGTATCGCCTTCGACTTAGACGGTACGCTGGTAGACACAGCACTGGGTCTGACGCAAGCAATGGACCAGGCGCTGTATGCGCTGGAATTGCCGACCGCCGGTGAAGATAAAGTTGAGAAGTGGATTGGTAATGGGGCTGATGTTCTGGTTCAGCGTGCGCTGACCTGGGCATTAAAAGGCGAAGAGCCTGAAGCCGACAAATGCCGTATCGCGCGTAAACTGTTTGATACCTTCTATGCTCAAACGGCGCAAGAGGGCAGTTTCCTGTTCCCAGAAGTGCTAAACACATTGGCGGCACTGAAGGAAAATGGCCTGCCGATGGGGCTGGTGACGAATAAGCCGACGCCATTTGTCTTACCGATGCTGGAAAAGTTAGGCATTGCGCATTACTTCAGCGTCATTATTGGCGGCGACGATGTGGAAAACAAAAAGCCACATCCAGAAGCACTGCATAAAGTGATGGAGCAGCTGAACCTCGGCGCAGATGAGCTGCTGTTTGTCGGTGATTCTCGCAACGATATTCTGGCGGCTCAAGCTGCCGGGTGCTGCTCAATTGGCCTGACTTACGGTTACAACTACGGTGAGTCTATCGAGCTGAGCAAACCGGATTACGTGTTTGACCACTTCAACGATTTACTGCCCGCATTAGGGCTATCTAGCAAAGAACATCAGGAATCAGAACATGAGTAA